The Roseimicrobium gellanilyticum genome contains a region encoding:
- a CDS encoding sialate O-acetylesterase, giving the protein MQSFPSFAALPLSLALISLAMLVSPAAAAPAPKPLKIYILAGQSNMEGHAKVETFDYIGDDPATAPLLKQMRGADGKPTVCEHVWISYFTGTGEANGEGFGKLTAGYGSRQKPDQDGGKIGPEFTFGLTLDAELDQPILLIKTAWGGKSLYYDFRPPSAGVYQRTAKDIEKGQNPEAQCGHYYRLMVDHVRRVLSDIKRVCPVYDEAQGFELAGFVWLQGWNDMVNRDVYPIPKKEDKTPRYADYSRWLSNFIRDVRKDFKAPRLPFVIGVMGVEGSKPNEHVAAFREAMAAPAALPEFQGNVFAVSTAPFWSMELGAIADKKDQGRQMRYYLDSKHKDHANADGHMTEEQKREFVKEYEAKVISPAEVALWNCGASNAGYHYLGCAKTFALMGQAFAEILLKAGKR; this is encoded by the coding sequence ATGCAATCATTCCCCTCATTCGCTGCACTCCCCTTGAGCCTCGCCCTGATCTCGCTGGCAATGTTGGTTTCCCCAGCTGCCGCGGCTCCCGCCCCCAAGCCGCTCAAAATCTACATCCTCGCGGGGCAGTCCAACATGGAAGGCCACGCCAAGGTCGAGACCTTCGACTACATCGGCGATGACCCCGCCACGGCACCCTTGCTCAAGCAAATGCGTGGTGCAGATGGCAAGCCGACTGTCTGTGAACACGTGTGGATCTCATACTTCACCGGTACGGGCGAGGCGAATGGCGAGGGATTCGGCAAGCTCACGGCGGGCTATGGCTCACGGCAGAAGCCGGATCAAGATGGGGGCAAGATTGGACCGGAGTTCACCTTCGGCCTCACCCTGGACGCAGAACTCGACCAGCCCATCCTCCTCATCAAGACAGCTTGGGGAGGCAAGTCGCTCTACTATGACTTCAGGCCACCGAGCGCAGGCGTCTATCAGCGCACGGCGAAGGACATCGAGAAGGGACAGAATCCCGAGGCACAGTGCGGGCACTATTACCGGCTCATGGTGGATCACGTGCGGCGGGTGCTCTCTGACATCAAGCGCGTCTGCCCCGTTTATGACGAAGCGCAGGGTTTTGAACTGGCCGGCTTTGTGTGGCTGCAGGGCTGGAACGACATGGTGAATCGCGATGTCTACCCGATCCCCAAAAAGGAAGACAAGACACCCCGCTACGCCGACTACAGCCGCTGGCTGTCGAATTTCATTCGGGATGTGCGCAAGGATTTCAAGGCCCCGCGTCTTCCGTTCGTCATCGGAGTGATGGGAGTCGAAGGCTCCAAGCCCAACGAGCACGTTGCTGCCTTTCGCGAAGCCATGGCCGCTCCCGCCGCGCTCCCGGAGTTTCAGGGGAATGTCTTCGCGGTATCTACGGCGCCCTTCTGGTCCATGGAACTCGGTGCCATTGCGGACAAGAAGGATCAGGGGCGTCAGATGCGCTACTATCTGGATTCAAAGCACAAGGATCACGCCAATGCTGATGGCCACATGACCGAAGAGCAGAAGCGTGAATTTGTGAAGGAATACGAAGCCAAGGTGATCTCGCCTGCTGAGGTGGCCCTCTGGAACTGTGGTGCCTCAAATGCCGGATACCACTACCTCGGGTGCGCCAAGACATTCGCCTTGATGGGCCAGGCCTTCGCCGAGATCTTACTAAAGGCAGGGAAGCGATGA
- a CDS encoding MFS transporter translates to MSQTSTPIDPTLPWWKQLTSYHWFVFAMASLAWLFDCLDQQLFLLARQSAMKALLPPGWDPNEYGGYATSIFVAGWATGGLIFGAVGDRIGRAKTLTLTVLIYSLCTGLSAFSQGWIDFAIYRFLTGLGVGGVFGLAVALVADTLPDTARTGALGTLQALSAVGNVTAGLVSMYMGHLESTQAITPGSAWKYMFLVGAVPAFLCVFIQVRLKEPEKWVKAREAGKVAGVKFGSYSSLLGDSRWRKNALLGMVLCVSGVIGLWGIGFFAPELVGGVIEKSLVEQGIPAAEIAGQKTKWIGINSIVQNIGAFFGMLIFTQLAQGLGRKKAFTIAFLAALVATVAFFRLFDGKGDIWMSAIMGGCQLALFAGFAIYLPELFPTSLRSTGTSFCYNVGRFVAASGPFTLGYLQKALREGATTSEAKIAAFRDACTYMSVIFLLGLVALAFMPETKGRPMPEDTVK, encoded by the coding sequence ATGAGCCAGACCTCGACTCCCATAGACCCGACGCTCCCCTGGTGGAAGCAGCTTACGTCCTACCATTGGTTCGTCTTTGCCATGGCATCGCTGGCGTGGCTCTTCGACTGCTTGGATCAACAGTTGTTCCTTCTCGCACGGCAATCCGCCATGAAGGCGCTGCTGCCGCCGGGCTGGGACCCAAATGAGTATGGCGGTTACGCGACTTCGATTTTCGTGGCAGGTTGGGCCACCGGGGGTCTGATTTTCGGGGCGGTGGGTGACCGCATCGGTCGTGCGAAGACACTGACGCTCACGGTCCTTATTTATTCCTTGTGCACCGGTCTCTCCGCCTTCTCTCAGGGTTGGATCGACTTTGCCATCTATCGATTCCTTACCGGCCTCGGTGTCGGTGGTGTGTTTGGTCTCGCCGTCGCGCTGGTGGCGGACACGCTTCCGGATACGGCACGCACCGGCGCACTTGGCACTCTGCAGGCCCTGTCTGCTGTGGGGAACGTCACCGCAGGTCTGGTCAGCATGTACATGGGTCACCTTGAGTCCACCCAAGCCATCACCCCCGGCTCTGCGTGGAAATACATGTTCTTGGTGGGTGCTGTGCCAGCCTTCCTTTGTGTGTTCATCCAGGTGCGTCTGAAAGAACCTGAGAAATGGGTCAAGGCGCGCGAGGCTGGCAAAGTTGCCGGGGTGAAGTTTGGCTCCTATTCTTCCCTCCTTGGTGACTCTCGCTGGAGAAAGAATGCGCTGCTGGGCATGGTGCTTTGCGTTTCCGGTGTGATTGGTCTCTGGGGCATCGGTTTCTTTGCTCCCGAACTCGTGGGTGGTGTGATTGAAAAGTCACTCGTGGAGCAGGGGATTCCGGCTGCGGAAATCGCCGGCCAGAAGACCAAGTGGATTGGCATCAATTCCATTGTGCAGAACATCGGCGCCTTCTTTGGGATGCTGATTTTCACGCAGCTGGCACAGGGCTTGGGTCGCAAGAAGGCTTTCACCATCGCCTTCCTGGCCGCTCTCGTCGCCACCGTGGCCTTCTTCAGGCTCTTCGACGGCAAGGGTGATATCTGGATGAGTGCCATCATGGGTGGCTGCCAGCTTGCCCTGTTCGCGGGCTTTGCCATTTACCTCCCCGAGTTGTTCCCCACCAGTCTGCGCAGTACCGGCACCAGCTTCTGCTACAACGTGGGTCGCTTTGTGGCGGCAAGCGGTCCCTTCACCTTGGGATATCTACAGAAGGCTCTTCGTGAAGGCGCCACCACGTCGGAAGCGAAGATTGCGGCTTTCCGTGATGCTTGCACCTACATGAGCGTCATCTTCCTGCTGGGCCTTGTAGCCCTGGCGTTCATGCCGGAAACGAAGGGAAGGCCGATGCCCGAAGACACCGTCAAGTAG
- a CDS encoding TonB-dependent receptor, with protein MEFNEEEIWASEIGVKVVWFGGKAMTKFAAFYNDIEDYQVERSIE; from the coding sequence GTGGAGTTCAATGAAGAGGAGATCTGGGCTTCCGAAATTGGCGTGAAGGTCGTGTGGTTCGGTGGCAAGGCCATGACCAAGTTCGCTGCATTCTACAATGACATCGAAGATTACCAGGTGGAGCGCAGCATCGAGTGA
- a CDS encoding DUF899 domain-containing protein, translated as MNTPSNTLSSPQQDPLLAEHQVVSREAWTEARKELLQKEKEHTRRYDALCAQRRALPWVRMDKAYTFEGPNGPESLSDLFEGRSQLIIQHFMMGPGWKEGCTGCSFLADHIDCARLHLEPHDVTVVAVSRATYPEIAAFKKRMRWQFKWVSSHGSDFNYDFNVSFPPKQIAEGRAFYNYAWSDTEEEESPGVSVFYRDPANTVYHTYSTFSRGQEQLVGAYNFLDLTPKGRNENGPNLNLMDWVKHHDRYQPTGASSSGCCCHQNQSSTKEESVS; from the coding sequence ATGAACACCCCTTCCAACACACTGTCTTCACCGCAGCAAGATCCCCTGCTCGCGGAACATCAAGTCGTCTCCCGCGAGGCATGGACGGAAGCCCGCAAGGAACTGCTCCAGAAGGAAAAGGAGCATACACGCCGCTATGACGCGCTCTGCGCCCAGCGCCGTGCCCTGCCCTGGGTACGCATGGACAAGGCGTACACCTTCGAAGGTCCCAATGGCCCGGAGTCCTTGAGTGACCTTTTCGAGGGGCGCAGCCAGCTCATCATCCAGCACTTCATGATGGGTCCCGGCTGGAAGGAAGGATGCACGGGATGCTCCTTCCTCGCGGACCACATCGACTGCGCCCGCCTGCACCTGGAACCGCATGACGTCACCGTGGTGGCAGTATCGCGCGCCACCTATCCGGAAATAGCCGCTTTCAAGAAGCGCATGCGCTGGCAGTTCAAATGGGTTTCGTCCCATGGCAGCGACTTCAACTACGACTTCAATGTTTCCTTCCCGCCCAAGCAAATCGCCGAGGGCCGCGCCTTCTATAACTATGCGTGGTCGGATACGGAAGAGGAGGAGTCTCCCGGTGTCAGCGTCTTCTACAGGGACCCGGCAAATACAGTGTATCACACCTACTCCACCTTCAGCCGCGGGCAGGAGCAGCTGGTTGGTGCGTACAACTTCCTGGATCTCACCCCCAAGGGGCGCAATGAGAACGGGCCCAATCTCAATCTCATGGATTGGGTGAAACACCACGACAGGTACCAGCCCACAGGAGCGAGTTCGTCCGGCTGCTGCTGCCACCAAAACCAGAGCTCAACCAAGGAGGAATCCGTGTCATGA
- a CDS encoding YciI family protein has protein sequence MSVNATPSALPEYLLLLRGTQLDQRLPLHEMQEAMGKFTEWVSSLALAGKLKLAQPLSHDGKIVGNKERTVSDGPFAESKEAVGGYLLLTVETIEEAIGIAKECPLIDWGSSVEVRPVIQQCPTMQIVGKRLADAAALSQVS, from the coding sequence ATGAGCGTCAACGCGACTCCATCCGCCCTGCCTGAGTACCTTCTGCTTCTCCGCGGCACGCAGCTTGATCAGCGCTTGCCCCTTCATGAAATGCAGGAGGCCATGGGCAAATTCACCGAGTGGGTATCCAGCCTCGCTCTTGCTGGCAAGCTCAAGCTCGCCCAGCCCCTGAGCCACGATGGCAAGATCGTAGGTAACAAGGAGCGCACTGTCTCGGATGGGCCCTTTGCAGAATCGAAAGAGGCAGTGGGTGGGTACCTGCTGCTCACGGTGGAGACCATCGAGGAAGCCATCGGCATCGCCAAGGAATGCCCGCTGATTGATTGGGGTTCGTCCGTGGAGGTGCGTCCCGTGATTCAGCAGTGTCCCACCATGCAAATCGTGGGCAAGCGCCTAGCCGATGCGGCTGCGCTGTCCCAGGTGTCGTAA
- a CDS encoding DUF5069 domain-containing protein: MAHVPGLRSPHDMVGGIVHFGRMLDKIRLHAEGKLPPDYTEQLGDQRGTFDGRCVRFLKVNYDALRERTLAGGSDDELLDWSFANGRKPNEEEILIWNAFMTKRGWRDEAKDRLVFRLNEAGFGTDCGVETMFDFIDKDEGHPPRQMA; the protein is encoded by the coding sequence ATGGCACACGTTCCTGGTCTCCGCAGTCCCCATGATATGGTTGGTGGCATCGTCCATTTTGGCCGCATGCTGGATAAGATTCGCCTTCATGCGGAGGGAAAACTTCCTCCTGACTACACGGAACAGCTGGGTGACCAACGCGGCACTTTCGACGGTCGCTGCGTGCGCTTTTTGAAAGTCAATTATGATGCCCTTCGGGAGCGGACACTCGCGGGCGGCAGCGACGATGAGCTTCTTGATTGGTCCTTTGCCAATGGACGGAAACCCAATGAGGAAGAAATCCTGATCTGGAATGCCTTCATGACGAAGCGCGGTTGGCGGGATGAAGCAAAGGACCGGCTGGTATTCCGGCTCAATGAGGCTGGCTTCGGCACAGATTGCGGTGTGGAAACCATGTTTGACTTTATCGACAAGGACGAAGGGCATCCGCCGAGACAGATGGCGTAG
- a CDS encoding YybH family protein, which yields MIAEPPSSIDSEAELKELTHCWAEAVHTKNLATLQKFYAPDVVMYDAAPPLVTEGVMTFARNTAEWFATWPGPIGLELKELQVHVSGDIAFSHSLNHLQGKRTGEPDTDVWMRMTLGWRKMDGVWRIVHEHSSVPFYMEPPYKAALDLKP from the coding sequence ATGATTGCGGAACCACCATCTTCCATCGACAGCGAAGCGGAGCTGAAGGAACTCACCCACTGCTGGGCAGAGGCGGTGCATACGAAGAACCTTGCCACGCTGCAGAAATTCTACGCACCCGATGTGGTGATGTATGACGCGGCTCCTCCGCTAGTGACCGAGGGCGTCATGACCTTCGCACGGAACACGGCAGAATGGTTCGCCACCTGGCCCGGCCCCATCGGGCTGGAACTGAAAGAGCTCCAGGTGCACGTGTCAGGGGACATCGCCTTCTCCCACAGTCTGAATCACCTCCAGGGCAAGCGCACGGGAGAGCCTGACACGGACGTCTGGATGCGCATGACCCTTGGCTGGCGAAAGATGGATGGCGTGTGGCGCATTGTCCATGAACATAGCTCCGTCCCCTTTTACATGGAGCCTCCCTACAAGGCCGCACTCGATTTGAAACCCTAG
- a CDS encoding ChuX/HutX family heme-like substrate-binding protein, with product MDSRLEGPLPRIAYSFKQGTFDLKRLAPHLWFEADDGWSTAVRLGGHLPSLFRRIEHLGVVLASAQSGPLSTADTWERPSFQWVSHTGEFVEPSSGAEVRLASLKSVIAVVQEVEDQQVASLQFFDASGDGGLKLMLTNWSDLDYFEALVSIHGRPREEDNSKQGLLGGKEPGVPNRNTLPFEERDEEDAAVFSGFTPEMVLPIWSGLSRTLPDSQFPGVPGLLRRDALALAGNRHAWQVSKDTVLRAMEDMVTRGVALGGAVRNGLSYLPMAFRPKHWNQCGCGQTFFGECTQFTLRRCCGRTWEAWAVRHMNARGTDEVVCLEFYNGQRRFCGGLGLSSGATSGDHACWRGWLEK from the coding sequence ATGGATTCCCGTCTCGAAGGGCCGCTGCCCCGCATCGCTTATAGTTTCAAGCAGGGCACCTTCGACTTGAAGCGCCTCGCACCGCATCTCTGGTTTGAGGCAGATGATGGCTGGTCCACCGCAGTGCGCTTGGGTGGGCATCTGCCGTCCTTGTTCCGCCGCATCGAGCATCTGGGTGTGGTGCTGGCCAGTGCGCAGTCCGGACCGCTCTCCACGGCGGATACCTGGGAGCGTCCATCGTTTCAGTGGGTCTCGCACACAGGTGAGTTCGTGGAACCCAGCAGTGGTGCCGAGGTGCGGCTTGCTTCGCTGAAATCCGTGATAGCCGTGGTGCAGGAGGTCGAAGACCAACAGGTGGCGAGCCTCCAGTTTTTTGATGCCTCAGGCGATGGTGGTTTGAAGCTCATGCTCACGAACTGGTCGGACCTCGACTACTTTGAAGCACTTGTCAGCATTCATGGGCGTCCGCGTGAGGAGGACAACTCCAAGCAAGGACTCCTGGGGGGCAAAGAGCCCGGTGTGCCGAATCGCAATACCCTGCCCTTCGAAGAACGCGACGAGGAAGACGCCGCCGTATTCTCCGGCTTCACTCCTGAGATGGTGCTTCCCATCTGGTCCGGACTGTCCCGCACGCTGCCGGACTCACAATTTCCAGGCGTGCCCGGTCTGCTGCGACGTGATGCCCTGGCTCTCGCAGGCAATCGACACGCGTGGCAGGTATCAAAGGATACTGTGCTGCGCGCCATGGAGGACATGGTCACACGTGGCGTCGCTCTTGGTGGCGCGGTGCGCAATGGACTGAGCTACCTGCCCATGGCCTTCCGTCCCAAGCACTGGAACCAGTGCGGCTGCGGGCAGACCTTCTTCGGCGAGTGCACGCAGTTCACCCTGCGACGCTGCTGCGGCAGGACGTGGGAAGCATGGGCCGTGCGCCACATGAATGCCAGGGGCACTGATGAGGTGGTGTGCCTTGAATTCTACAACGGACAGCGCCGTTTCTGCGGCGGGCTGGGATTGAGTTCCGGTGCCACCAGCGGAGACCATGCATGCTGGCGTGGCTGGTTGGAGAAATAG
- a CDS encoding TonB-dependent receptor yields the protein MTDHVASNVAVGWRARNWSIALYATNLTEEEYYTNMNTDVRTGAPGAPREFGVRVGVKF from the coding sequence GTGACCGACCATGTTGCGTCCAACGTCGCGGTGGGCTGGCGCGCCAGGAACTGGAGCATCGCCCTGTATGCCACGAATCTGACCGAGGAGGAGTACTACACCAACATGAACACCGATGTGCGCACGGGAGCTCCGGGAGCCCCGCGTGAGTTCGGCGTCCGCGTCGGCGTGAAGTTTTAG
- a CDS encoding aspartate kinase, whose amino-acid sequence MALIVQKYGGTSVGTPERIKNVARRVLETQQAGNQVVAVVSAMSGVTDNLLKLAHEVSSPEHPPTEREIDVLLATGEQQTIALTAMAINALGGKAVSLTGAQAGIQTDGVHTKARIADITPTEVHEMLDAGHIVILAGFQGQTRDGLITTLGRGGSDLTAIAMAGAIKADLCQIFTDVDGVYTCDPRVVPVAQKIDVISYDEMLEMASSGSKVMQSRSVEFAKKFGVRFEVRNSMNNNPGTLVKEEEPGMESVVVRGVSIERNQAKITIDDVPDRPGIASRIFGAINKANIVVDMIVQNVSWEAETDISFTCSAADLPKAEAELRKVLAELGPHASFRSQAGIAKLSIVGIGMRSHSGVAARMFGALSNAGINIQMISTSEIKTAVTVNESEIEQAAKVVHTAFGLDKA is encoded by the coding sequence ATGGCACTCATTGTCCAGAAATACGGCGGCACTTCGGTCGGCACGCCAGAACGCATCAAGAACGTCGCACGCCGTGTCCTCGAGACGCAGCAGGCAGGCAACCAGGTCGTCGCCGTGGTCTCGGCCATGTCTGGTGTCACCGACAATCTTCTGAAACTCGCGCACGAGGTCTCCTCGCCTGAGCATCCGCCCACCGAGCGCGAAATCGACGTGCTCCTGGCCACCGGCGAGCAGCAGACGATTGCGCTCACGGCGATGGCGATCAACGCCCTCGGCGGCAAGGCCGTTTCCCTGACCGGTGCTCAGGCTGGTATCCAGACGGATGGGGTGCATACAAAGGCGCGCATCGCGGACATCACTCCCACGGAGGTGCATGAGATGCTGGATGCAGGTCACATCGTGATCCTCGCCGGCTTCCAGGGCCAGACCCGCGATGGCCTCATCACCACCCTCGGTCGCGGTGGTTCGGACCTCACGGCCATCGCCATGGCAGGGGCAATCAAGGCAGACCTATGCCAGATCTTCACGGATGTGGACGGCGTCTACACCTGCGACCCACGTGTGGTTCCCGTCGCGCAGAAGATCGATGTCATCAGCTACGACGAGATGCTGGAGATGGCCAGCAGCGGCAGCAAGGTCATGCAGAGCCGCTCGGTCGAGTTTGCGAAAAAGTTTGGAGTCCGTTTTGAAGTCCGCAATAGTATGAACAACAACCCAGGCACCCTGGTGAAAGAAGAAGAACCCGGCATGGAGTCCGTCGTCGTTCGCGGCGTCAGCATCGAACGCAACCAGGCGAAGATCACCATTGATGACGTGCCTGACCGCCCCGGCATTGCCTCACGTATCTTCGGCGCCATCAATAAGGCGAACATCGTGGTGGACATGATTGTGCAGAACGTGAGCTGGGAAGCCGAGACAGACATCAGCTTCACCTGCAGCGCTGCGGATCTTCCCAAAGCCGAGGCCGAACTTCGCAAGGTGCTCGCAGAGCTCGGACCGCACGCCAGCTTCCGCAGCCAGGCCGGCATCGCCAAGCTCAGCATCGTGGGCATCGGCATGCGCAGTCACAGTGGTGTGGCCGCCCGCATGTTCGGCGCGCTCTCCAATGCAGGCATCAACATCCAGATGATCTCCACCAGCGAGATCAAGACGGCGGTCACGGTGAATGAATCCGAGATCGAGCAGGCCGCCAAGGTGGTGCACACGGCGTTTGGGCTGGACAAGGCGTAG
- the typA gene encoding translational GTPase TypA, with protein MTPDKIRNLAIIAHVDHGKTTLVDQLLRASGNFRENQQIAERAMDSMDLEREKGITIKAKNTSVHYNDHIINIVDTPGHADFGGEVERVMKMVDGVMLVVDAYEGPQAQTRFVLKKALQQGLKPIVLINKMDRPNVEPGKVHDKVLELFLELDATEEQFNAPFVYGSARAGWVSDSPEGEHKDMSFLLDKIQEHIPAPKAELEGTFEMLVSNIDWDNFVGRVAIGKVTRGKVKMGDRVFLLGKNPGDPAKAIKVTKVFQYTTLAVSDTVEGTAGDIVGISGFEDVDIGQTVGGSPDVEALPFVAIDPPTIVMQFAVNDGPLAGREGDHVTSRKIRERLDREQKMNVTIGVADTDLAGIFNVSARGAMQIAVLVEQMRREGFEVLVSRPMVITKRINDELCEPFETLYVDVPDDYLGGVMKSISERKGQIEDMSAHNGRTSITACAPTRGLIGFEFELMNLSSGHGIHSHLFREYAPHAGPMQTRSTGTLVSTESGEATSYALDTIQVRGKLFIGAGEPVYDGMLVGENPRTDDLPVNPTRSKQLTNFRAAGSDKGIQLTPPVRFSLERAIEYIAPDELVEATPKSIRLRKRTLDSNQRNKERKRLEAELEAV; from the coding sequence ATGACGCCCGACAAGATCCGCAATCTCGCCATCATCGCCCACGTTGACCACGGCAAAACGACCCTGGTCGACCAGCTTCTGCGTGCCAGCGGAAACTTCCGTGAAAACCAGCAAATCGCTGAGCGCGCCATGGATTCCATGGACCTGGAACGTGAAAAGGGCATCACCATCAAGGCCAAGAACACCTCGGTGCACTACAATGACCACATCATCAACATTGTAGATACCCCAGGCCACGCGGACTTCGGTGGGGAAGTGGAGCGCGTGATGAAGATGGTGGACGGGGTGATGCTGGTGGTAGACGCCTATGAAGGCCCCCAGGCCCAGACCCGATTCGTACTAAAGAAGGCACTCCAGCAGGGTCTGAAGCCCATCGTGCTCATCAACAAGATGGATCGCCCGAACGTGGAACCCGGAAAGGTGCACGACAAGGTGCTCGAGCTTTTCCTCGAACTGGACGCCACGGAAGAGCAGTTCAACGCCCCCTTCGTCTACGGCAGCGCCCGCGCCGGCTGGGTGAGCGACTCCCCCGAAGGTGAGCACAAGGACATGAGCTTCCTGCTCGACAAGATTCAGGAGCACATCCCCGCTCCGAAGGCAGAACTCGAAGGCACCTTCGAAATGCTGGTGAGCAACATCGACTGGGACAACTTCGTCGGTCGTGTGGCCATCGGCAAGGTGACCCGTGGCAAGGTGAAGATGGGCGATCGCGTCTTCCTGCTCGGCAAGAACCCCGGCGACCCCGCCAAGGCCATCAAGGTGACCAAGGTGTTCCAGTACACCACCCTGGCCGTGAGCGATACGGTGGAAGGCACCGCCGGTGACATCGTGGGTATTTCCGGATTTGAAGATGTGGACATCGGCCAGACCGTCGGCGGCAGCCCAGATGTGGAGGCTCTTCCCTTCGTGGCGATTGACCCGCCCACGATTGTGATGCAGTTCGCAGTGAACGACGGCCCTCTGGCCGGACGCGAAGGCGACCACGTCACCTCCCGCAAGATTCGTGAGCGTCTGGACCGCGAGCAGAAGATGAACGTGACCATCGGTGTCGCAGACACCGACCTTGCCGGTATCTTCAATGTGAGCGCGCGTGGTGCGATGCAGATCGCCGTGCTTGTGGAGCAGATGCGCCGCGAAGGCTTCGAAGTGCTCGTATCGCGCCCCATGGTCATCACGAAGCGCATCAATGATGAGCTTTGCGAACCTTTCGAAACCCTCTACGTGGACGTGCCGGATGACTACCTCGGTGGCGTGATGAAGAGCATTTCTGAGCGCAAGGGCCAGATTGAAGACATGTCCGCGCACAATGGACGCACGAGCATCACTGCCTGCGCCCCGACGCGTGGTCTCATCGGATTCGAATTCGAGCTCATGAACCTCTCCAGCGGTCACGGCATCCACTCGCACCTCTTCCGCGAATACGCCCCGCACGCCGGCCCCATGCAGACGCGCAGCACCGGCACGCTGGTGAGCACCGAGTCCGGTGAAGCCACCTCCTACGCACTGGATACCATCCAGGTGCGTGGCAAGCTCTTCATCGGCGCAGGCGAGCCTGTGTACGATGGCATGCTGGTCGGCGAGAATCCCCGCACGGATGACCTGCCGGTGAACCCCACCCGCTCCAAGCAGCTCACGAACTTCCGTGCGGCCGGCTCGGACAAGGGCATCCAACTCACGCCTCCGGTCCGCTTCAGCCTGGAGCGCGCCATTGAGTACATCGCCCCCGATGAACTCGTGGAAGCCACGCCGAAGAGCATCCGCCTGCGCAAGCGCACGCTGGACTCCAACCAGCGCAACAAGGAGAGGAAGCGCCTGGAAGCCGAGCTGGAAGCGGTCTAA
- a CDS encoding RNA polymerase sigma factor: MPNPTAKHDVPRLTEHLFRHEAGRLVAMLTGIFGINRLQLAEDVVQEAMARALQVWPYYGVPQNPTAWLMQTARNLALDVVRREKSFGDKEEKIVLHMEQSTSTPDDAEGPMFEDEIKVHRLRLMFACCHPDIPQESQIALALKTLCGFTPIEIAKAFLTTEAATAKRLTRARQRIQEMGIPFEIPSGPDLPPRLDGVLHILYLLFNEGYKASSGDNLVREELCHEAIQLATQLAEHSVADQPRTHALIALMLLNAARFSTRVDGDGNMLRLRDQNRAEWNREHIARGMLHLSKASMGEALSEYHLQAGIAACHTMAPSYDATDWRSILSLYDRWMELTPSPVVALNRAVAVAQVEGAKAGIAAVESMRHRDHLESYHLVYAVLGDFESQLGNKRAAAIHFRKALRLTDVTSEQSFLEGRLRECGDTGGSAHAPRSRG, from the coding sequence ATGCCCAATCCGACGGCGAAGCACGATGTGCCCCGCCTCACCGAGCACCTCTTCCGCCATGAAGCAGGACGGCTCGTGGCCATGCTCACAGGTATTTTTGGCATCAATCGCCTGCAGCTCGCGGAGGATGTGGTCCAGGAGGCCATGGCCCGGGCCCTGCAGGTGTGGCCCTACTACGGCGTCCCGCAAAATCCCACGGCGTGGCTGATGCAGACCGCGCGCAATCTCGCGCTGGATGTGGTGCGCCGGGAAAAGTCATTCGGAGACAAGGAGGAGAAAATCGTGCTCCACATGGAGCAGTCCACCTCCACGCCGGATGATGCTGAAGGCCCCATGTTCGAAGATGAGATCAAGGTGCACCGCCTGCGCCTGATGTTTGCCTGCTGTCACCCGGACATCCCGCAGGAGTCGCAGATTGCTCTCGCCCTAAAAACACTGTGCGGTTTCACTCCGATTGAAATCGCGAAGGCCTTTCTCACCACGGAAGCAGCCACAGCAAAACGCCTCACACGTGCCCGCCAGCGCATTCAGGAAATGGGGATCCCGTTCGAGATTCCCAGTGGACCGGACCTTCCTCCACGTCTGGATGGCGTGTTGCACATCCTCTACCTGCTCTTCAACGAAGGCTACAAGGCCTCCAGTGGCGACAACCTGGTTCGCGAGGAGCTATGCCACGAGGCCATCCAGCTTGCCACGCAACTTGCGGAACACTCGGTGGCAGACCAACCGCGCACGCATGCCTTGATCGCGCTCATGCTGCTGAATGCGGCGCGCTTCTCCACACGCGTGGATGGGGATGGCAACATGCTGCGCCTGCGCGACCAGAATCGCGCCGAATGGAACCGTGAGCACATCGCGCGCGGCATGCTGCACCTCTCCAAGGCCAGTATGGGCGAAGCACTGAGCGAATACCATCTGCAGGCCGGCATCGCCGCATGCCACACCATGGCGCCCAGCTACGATGCCACGGACTGGCGCAGTATCCTTTCGCTGTATGATCGCTGGATGGAACTCACCCCCTCACCCGTGGTCGCACTGAACCGCGCCGTGGCCGTGGCTCAGGTGGAAGGCGCGAAGGCCGGCATCGCAGCGGTGGAATCCATGCGGCATCGCGATCATCTGGAGTCCTACCATCTTGTCTATGCGGTGCTGGGCGATTTCGAATCCCAGCTTGGCAACAAACGCGCCGCAGCCATCCATTTCCGAAAGGCATTGCGCCTCACAGATGTGACGTCTGAGCAGTCTTTCCTGGAAGGACGCCTTCGCGAATGTGGTGACACCGGAGGCTCAGCGCACGCGCCGCGGTCGCGGGGGTAG